Proteins encoded by one window of Mariniplasma anaerobium:
- a CDS encoding DegV family protein, whose amino-acid sequence MKKVAILTCSNAGLDYLDYPKDIRILRSMIHFGADESYNDFIDMDAKTFYNRIKGNPNDIPKTSYVSIGTMIQNFEELEKEGYEEALVIVISSELSGLYDAVVRTASEVNIKVTAFDSKTLAYSEAYMVLEAHRLAEEGKNVEQILPYLEKIRDNDKVFFAVDTLLYLVKNGRLSKLSGTLGTMLQLKPLLVLGDNGKVETLEKIRTTRKAHVRVLEKYVEETTGKNVITFISHAHADEYVKWFVAEIKKVFPEREVVVAYLTPVVGAHTGPNGIGVGYIKLDN is encoded by the coding sequence ATGAAGAAAGTTGCAATTTTAACATGTAGTAATGCTGGACTAGATTATCTTGATTATCCAAAGGATATTCGCATCCTAAGATCAATGATCCATTTTGGAGCAGATGAAAGTTATAATGATTTTATAGATATGGACGCAAAAACATTTTATAATCGCATTAAGGGAAATCCAAATGATATTCCTAAAACATCATATGTTTCTATAGGTACAATGATTCAAAACTTTGAAGAACTAGAAAAAGAAGGATATGAAGAAGCTTTAGTGATTGTAATTTCTTCTGAATTAAGTGGACTTTATGATGCAGTTGTAAGAACAGCTAGTGAAGTTAACATAAAAGTAACAGCATTTGATTCTAAAACATTAGCATATAGCGAAGCATATATGGTTTTAGAAGCTCATCGTTTAGCTGAAGAAGGTAAAAATGTTGAACAAATCTTACCTTATTTAGAAAAGATTAGAGATAATGATAAAGTCTTTTTCGCAGTTGATACCTTATTATATCTTGTTAAAAACGGTAGATTATCAAAACTTTCAGGTACGCTTGGAACAATGTTACAGTTAAAACCTTTGTTAGTACTTGGAGATAATGGTAAAGTTGAAACTTTAGAGAAAATAAGAACAACTCGTAAAGCACATGTAAGAGTATTAGAAAAATATGTTGAAGAAACAACAGGAAAAAATGTGATAACTTTTATTTCACATGCACATGCTGATGAATATGTTAAATGGTTTGTTGCTGAAATTAAAAAGGTTTTCCCAGAAAGAGAAGTTGTTGTTGCATATTTAACACCAGTTGTTGGTGCACATACTGGACCAAATGGTATAGGTGTGGGATATATAAAATTAGATAATTAA
- a CDS encoding SGNH/GDSL hydrolase family protein: MRTVVFGDSIAKGIVTIKGKLETVEDNAVKLVSKYYGQEIDNVSLYGQTLKRIYDKKIVDKYLKSTGQADQVYAVFALGGNDSDYDWEMVSKNPYIKHNPKTPLKDFERMLIDMIETLTSKGIKVVLTTIISLNSQSYFDNVISKMGDPKNMMIFLEHDVENISRHQEMYSQAIVRCATKTNCILLDLREKMKSLKDIQPYMCSDGVHPNEKGYYYLAQSAIQEINQYDLLNTWRKTPVMTHIANV; the protein is encoded by the coding sequence ATGAGAACTGTCGTTTTTGGAGATTCAATTGCTAAAGGAATTGTCACTATAAAAGGAAAATTGGAAACAGTTGAAGATAATGCAGTTAAACTTGTTTCAAAATATTATGGTCAAGAAATAGATAATGTCTCATTATATGGACAAACATTAAAAAGAATATACGATAAAAAAATTGTTGATAAATATCTTAAATCTACAGGCCAAGCAGATCAAGTATATGCAGTGTTTGCTTTAGGTGGAAATGACTCTGATTATGATTGGGAAATGGTATCAAAAAATCCTTATATTAAACATAATCCCAAAACGCCTTTAAAAGATTTTGAAAGAATGCTTATCGATATGATAGAAACTCTTACCTCTAAAGGTATAAAAGTAGTTTTAACAACAATTATTTCTTTGAATTCTCAATCATATTTTGATAATGTCATTTCTAAAATGGGGGATCCAAAAAATATGATGATCTTTTTAGAGCATGATGTTGAAAATATATCAAGACATCAAGAAATGTATAGCCAAGCAATAGTAAGATGCGCAACGAAAACAAATTGTATATTACTTGATTTAAGAGAGAAAATGAAGTCTTTAAAAGATATTCAACCATATATGTGTAGTGATGGTGTTCATCCAAATGAGAAAGGTTATTATTATTTAGCACAATCTGCAATTCAAGAAATTAATCAGTATGATTTGCTTAATACTTGGAGAAAGACTCCTGTAATGACTCATATCGCAAATGTATAA
- a CDS encoding ABC transporter ATP-binding protein, which yields MKNKEAIKWLKINHKYLKYPLIGLSLISLILSLLAIFFAYYSKDVINAALDDNRSRFIFFAILISSLLLLNLILTALNNYLTAYYKGIVSKKLKNKYFSQLLKTKQKDINKEHSGVLLTYLDSDIDIISLQVVDIIPRLIFYVARFVGAFILLFAIDEAFALIFLALGLCLIIGSRLITKLIKHRHHQLQISLADSRSFMQESIENIEVIKSFQAEENISQKNEVKQKHLFKTRLRKEKVSIFTSTGLSLFFSFGYAFSIIFGAYQLQFGLSVGALLAMIQLVQHIQSPFNGLSKMIPRYSELIASTERLMILDQYEIEESYKPIEETFDYIDIKHLSFSYDKDIIIKDLNLKINHDDYIHILGPSGKGKSTLFKLLLNLLDIKDGEIKLTTNQNTYQVSNQTRSLMSYVPQNFLILSGTIRDNLNLFKVYTDEQIYEALEIAEIKSFVQALPLKLDTFLKEKGAGLSIGQIQRLAIARALLKDAPILLLDEITSALDQDTETIILKNIKALTKKTVIISSHRRIESDIITKTVEL from the coding sequence TTGAAAAATAAAGAAGCAATTAAATGGTTGAAAATAAATCACAAATATTTAAAATATCCGCTAATCGGTTTATCTCTGATTAGCTTAATTTTAAGTTTGCTTGCGATTTTTTTTGCTTATTATTCCAAAGATGTTATTAATGCGGCATTAGATGATAATAGATCTAGATTTATTTTTTTTGCAATATTGATTTCATCGCTTTTATTACTCAATTTAATATTAACTGCTTTAAATAATTATTTAACGGCATATTATAAAGGTATTGTTAGTAAAAAGTTAAAGAACAAATATTTTTCTCAATTATTAAAAACTAAACAAAAAGATATCAATAAAGAGCACTCTGGAGTGCTATTAACGTATCTGGATTCAGATATTGATATCATTTCTCTTCAAGTTGTAGATATCATTCCTAGACTTATCTTTTATGTAGCTAGATTTGTAGGAGCGTTTATTCTTTTATTTGCGATTGATGAAGCATTTGCCCTTATCTTTTTAGCTTTAGGCCTATGTTTAATTATAGGAAGTAGACTAATCACTAAACTTATTAAGCATAGACATCATCAATTACAAATTTCTCTAGCAGATTCTAGAAGTTTCATGCAAGAATCTATTGAAAACATAGAAGTAATCAAAAGCTTTCAAGCAGAAGAGAATATCAGTCAAAAAAATGAAGTGAAACAAAAGCATTTATTTAAAACAAGATTAAGAAAAGAGAAAGTCTCGATATTTACATCTACAGGACTCTCTTTATTTTTCTCATTTGGATATGCATTTTCAATTATATTTGGTGCATACCAACTACAGTTTGGATTAAGTGTTGGAGCGTTGCTTGCGATGATCCAATTGGTTCAACATATCCAATCACCTTTTAATGGGCTTTCAAAAATGATTCCAAGATATTCTGAATTAATTGCATCTACAGAAAGATTAATGATTTTGGATCAATATGAAATAGAAGAATCATATAAACCAATTGAAGAGACCTTTGATTATATTGATATTAAACATTTATCATTTTCTTATGATAAAGACATTATTATCAAAGACTTAAATTTAAAAATTAATCATGATGATTATATTCATATTCTTGGACCTTCAGGTAAAGGTAAATCAACGTTATTTAAACTTTTATTAAATCTTTTAGATATAAAAGATGGAGAAATCAAGCTAACAACTAATCAAAATACATATCAAGTTTCAAATCAAACGAGATCTTTGATGAGCTATGTTCCCCAAAACTTTTTGATTTTATCGGGAACCATTAGGGATAATCTTAATTTATTTAAAGTTTATACAGATGAGCAAATTTATGAAGCCTTAGAAATAGCTGAAATAAAATCTTTTGTTCAAGCATTACCTTTAAAACTTGATACATTTTTAAAAGAAAAAGGTGCTGGTCTATCTATCGGTCAAATCCAAAGATTAGCAATTGCTAGAGCATTATTAAAGGATGCACCTATCTTATTATTAGATGAAATCACATCAGCATTGGATCAAGATACAGAAACCATAATATTAAAGAATATAAAAGCATTAACTAAAAAAACTGTTATAATTAGTTCACATAGAAGAATCGAATCTGATATTATTACAAAAACTGTTGAGTTATAA
- a CDS encoding HAAS signaling domain-containing protein: MRKESYINELKEILQNYEVNQSDIDDVILDYSQMYDDALDRGLTDDEVYQLLGNPDHVISELRDTLTIKRKKQYRNKFIALTPFIAVILFMVIGLSSNVYHPTWLVFLIIPMSAIILNTGKKEKLIALSPFLALIFFITVGTYTKVWIPTWLIFLIIPLLGMFEIKNGLQKILSIGSLLIAVAFYLYMGYMQDNFNLGALGFILPIIVGIVYGNITVEFFNWKDLSKRKNGLALLSVIILSTLTFVLLGIFANGWAYAWMAFLFIPMASIYLFDNSRKLTPFMPFIAVIIFFSLGYFFHLFEISWIAFLLIPMVAVIENA; the protein is encoded by the coding sequence ATGCGTAAAGAATCGTATATAAATGAATTAAAAGAGATTTTACAAAACTATGAAGTAAATCAAAGTGATATCGATGATGTCATTCTAGACTATAGTCAAATGTATGATGATGCATTAGATAGAGGGTTAACTGATGATGAAGTTTATCAATTATTAGGCAATCCTGATCACGTAATTAGTGAATTAAGAGATACATTAACTATAAAAAGAAAAAAACAATATCGTAATAAGTTTATTGCGCTAACACCATTTATTGCGGTCATCTTATTTATGGTCATTGGATTATCTTCAAACGTTTATCATCCGACTTGGTTGGTGTTTCTTATCATTCCAATGTCTGCAATCATTTTGAATACAGGCAAAAAAGAAAAACTTATAGCTTTATCTCCATTTTTAGCACTTATATTTTTTATAACAGTTGGAACATATACTAAAGTATGGATTCCAACATGGCTAATTTTCTTGATTATTCCATTACTAGGAATGTTTGAAATAAAAAACGGGCTTCAAAAAATATTGTCTATAGGTTCTCTTCTTATCGCAGTTGCATTTTATTTATATATGGGATATATGCAAGATAATTTCAATTTAGGTGCACTTGGATTTATTCTTCCGATAATAGTTGGTATAGTTTACGGAAATATAACCGTTGAATTCTTTAATTGGAAAGACCTTTCAAAAAGAAAAAATGGACTTGCACTTCTATCTGTTATTATATTATCAACACTAACATTTGTTTTATTAGGTATTTTTGCAAATGGTTGGGCTTATGCATGGATGGCATTCTTATTCATTCCTATGGCTTCAATTTATTTATTTGATAATAGTAGAAAGCTAACACCTTTTATGCCTTTTATTGCAGTTATTATATTCTTTTCTTTAGGTTATTTCTTTCATTTGTTTGAAATATCTTGGATAGCGTTCTTACTTATTCCAATGGTTGCAGTTATCGAAAACGCTTAA
- a CDS encoding PadR family transcriptional regulator gives MNTQFKKGILEMCILYVINEKDMYGFEVIERLAKDIDVNENTVYPILRRLTTQNLFSTYQKQTNLGAPRKYYKITDQGSQKLDQSLNEWKTFLNGVFQIVGGKTNA, from the coding sequence ATGAATACTCAATTTAAAAAAGGTATTCTAGAGATGTGTATTTTATATGTTATTAATGAAAAAGACATGTATGGTTTTGAAGTCATTGAACGACTGGCTAAAGATATAGATGTAAATGAAAACACAGTCTATCCAATACTTAGAAGACTTACTACTCAAAATCTATTTTCGACATATCAGAAACAAACAAATTTAGGTGCCCCAAGGAAATACTACAAAATCACTGATCAAGGCTCACAAAAACTTGACCAATCACTTAATGAATGGAAAACATTTTTAAATGGTGTATTCCAAATCGTAGGAGGAAAAACAAATGCGTAA
- the aroF gene encoding 3-deoxy-7-phosphoheptulonate synthase, which translates to MIIKMKKEATKKQYKKLEEFLESKNLEIRDVSSKLIHIFGIIGDTSSFEPEDLYAFEGVDEVTRVSTPFKKASRSFKKENTVIKFKNGIEIGSHQFVMMSGPCSVESEEQMRTIAKTVKESGAHILRGGAYKPRTSPYAFQGLKEEGLKILRKVGDEFDLLVVTEIPSADLLPLFEKYVDIIQVGARNMQNFELMKALGKSTKPILLKRGLSATIEEWLMSAEYIMNGGNEQIIMCERGIRTFEKYTRNTLDISAVLSIKELSHLPVIIDPSHAAGRWSMIEKLSLASLAVGADGLIVEVHNNPEHALSDGAQSLKPKKYLHMVDKLKELSTLLGKDFR; encoded by the coding sequence ATGATTATTAAAATGAAAAAAGAGGCTACAAAAAAGCAATATAAAAAATTAGAGGAATTCTTAGAAAGTAAAAATTTAGAGATCAGAGATGTTAGTTCTAAACTGATTCATATTTTTGGGATCATAGGAGATACGTCATCCTTTGAACCTGAAGATCTATATGCTTTCGAAGGTGTTGATGAGGTAACAAGGGTCTCGACGCCATTTAAAAAAGCATCGAGAAGTTTTAAAAAAGAAAATACAGTTATTAAGTTTAAAAACGGAATTGAGATAGGAAGTCATCAGTTTGTGATGATGTCTGGTCCTTGTTCTGTAGAATCAGAAGAGCAGATGAGAACAATCGCAAAAACAGTAAAAGAATCTGGTGCACACATCTTAAGAGGTGGTGCATATAAACCAAGAACTTCACCTTATGCATTTCAGGGATTAAAAGAAGAAGGATTAAAGATCTTAAGAAAAGTTGGCGATGAGTTTGACTTATTGGTTGTTACTGAAATACCAAGTGCTGATCTACTTCCTTTATTTGAAAAATATGTAGATATCATTCAAGTTGGTGCAAGAAACATGCAAAACTTTGAATTGATGAAGGCTTTAGGTAAGTCAACAAAACCAATTTTATTAAAAAGAGGCTTATCTGCAACCATTGAAGAATGGTTAATGAGTGCTGAATATATTATGAATGGTGGAAATGAACAAATTATCATGTGTGAAAGAGGGATTAGAACTTTTGAAAAATACACAAGAAACACACTTGATATATCTGCAGTACTTTCTATAAAAGAGTTGTCACATTTACCAGTTATTATTGATCCTTCACATGCAGCAGGTCGCTGGTCTATGATTGAAAAATTATCTCTAGCAAGTTTAGCTGTTGGAGCTGATGGTTTAATAGTTGAAGTTCATAATAATCCTGAACATGCTTTAAGTGATGGCGCTCAATCTTTAAAACCTAAAAAATATTTACATATGGTAGATAAATTAAAAGAATTATCAACACTTTTAGGGAAAGATTTTAGATGA
- a CDS encoding PqqD family protein, translated as MRIKEGYILKDVANQYVVVPIGNEAINFNGMLRLNKTAKLLFEALLEEQEIEDLILLLKENYDISEEDALRDVKDFLTVLESKNILL; from the coding sequence ATGAGAATTAAAGAAGGCTATATATTAAAGGATGTCGCAAACCAATATGTTGTCGTACCTATCGGTAACGAAGCCATCAATTTTAATGGCATGCTTAGATTAAACAAAACTGCTAAATTATTGTTTGAAGCCTTACTTGAAGAACAAGAAATTGAAGATCTTATCCTTCTTCTCAAAGAAAATTATGACATCAGTGAAGAAGATGCCCTAAGAGATGTAAAAGACTTTTTAACAGTATTAGAATCTAAAAATATTTTATTATGA
- a CDS encoding helix-turn-helix domain-containing protein — translation MEKIKEIFAENLIHYRKTLGLTQLDLAEKLHYSDKAISKWERGESLPDVVTLKEISKIFNITVDQLISKHAYNKNVPEVHVIEAKKQTIFNLKLALLSGSAILFIAIIVFVVLTLIYPQKDYIWLVFIYSIPLICISFLLFAIFSKKNKLIILFAELLAFSISLVSFFSLSIAKTWLFFIIPIPVFFILYFSLSLKNNKQTQE, via the coding sequence ATGGAAAAAATAAAAGAAATATTCGCAGAAAATTTAATACACTATCGAAAAACCTTAGGGTTAACTCAATTAGACTTAGCTGAGAAATTACATTACTCTGATAAAGCAATCTCTAAATGGGAAAGAGGAGAATCTTTACCTGATGTGGTTACTTTAAAAGAGATCTCTAAAATCTTTAATATAACAGTCGATCAATTGATAAGTAAACACGCTTATAATAAAAATGTCCCTGAAGTTCATGTCATAGAGGCAAAAAAACAAACCATTTTCAATTTAAAATTGGCTCTACTTTCTGGATCAGCTATATTATTCATTGCTATTATAGTGTTTGTTGTACTCACGCTTATATATCCACAAAAAGATTATATATGGCTTGTATTTATTTATAGTATTCCTTTAATATGTATTTCTTTCTTACTCTTTGCAATTTTTTCTAAGAAAAACAAATTAATTATCCTTTTTGCAGAATTATTAGCATTTAGTATATCTCTTGTATCATTTTTTTCACTTTCAATTGCAAAAACATGGTTATTTTTCATAATTCCTATACCCGTATTTTTCATTCTTTATTTTTCACTGTCTTTAAAAAACAATAAACAAACACAAGAATAA
- the aroB gene encoding 3-dehydroquinate synthase: MKLKMSDYEIIVEKNSIRGLSKHIKSFYTYDDLFIVTDENVDELYHDFIKSVLNEFHLHIVVIKAGEQSKTIATYLDVISQLMDKGIKRNHLILALGGGVVGDLTGFVAATLYRGLPYIQIPTTLLSQVDSSIGSKVGIDLPKGKNLVGAFYHPKLVIIDPVFLDTLSKREYNQGVAEMIKAGLIANKELFNFFKDTKRVTTKEILMAIEVKRTVVLKDPFDQKERMLLNFGHTFGHAIEKKFKYQTYKHGEAISYGMLIALEIGIKKGLTPKHLYESIRHTLEMNGLIKKPYFKIEDLKEDIKTDKKFTAEAFHFICLSDIGQGVVTQIKVGEL, translated from the coding sequence ATGAAACTTAAAATGTCTGATTATGAAATCATAGTAGAAAAAAATTCAATAAGAGGTCTATCAAAACACATCAAGTCTTTTTATACATATGATGATCTTTTCATTGTCACTGATGAAAATGTTGATGAATTATATCATGATTTTATTAAAAGCGTTTTAAACGAATTTCATTTACACATCGTTGTAATTAAAGCTGGTGAACAATCAAAAACTATTGCAACATACTTAGACGTAATTAGTCAATTAATGGATAAAGGTATTAAAAGAAATCATTTAATACTTGCACTTGGTGGAGGTGTTGTTGGAGATCTAACAGGATTTGTAGCAGCTACACTATATAGAGGACTTCCATATATCCAAATACCTACAACCTTATTATCTCAAGTCGATAGTTCCATAGGATCTAAGGTAGGTATTGATCTTCCAAAAGGAAAGAATTTAGTAGGAGCTTTTTATCATCCGAAGTTAGTAATCATTGATCCAGTATTTCTAGATACATTGAGTAAAAGAGAGTATAATCAAGGTGTAGCTGAAATGATTAAAGCAGGATTAATTGCTAACAAAGAACTGTTTAACTTTTTTAAAGATACAAAAAGAGTTACAACAAAAGAAATCTTAATGGCTATAGAAGTTAAAAGAACTGTGGTCTTAAAAGATCCATTTGATCAGAAAGAAAGAATGCTTCTAAATTTCGGTCATACATTTGGACACGCGATTGAAAAGAAATTTAAATATCAAACATATAAACATGGGGAAGCCATTAGTTATGGTATGTTGATAGCACTTGAAATTGGCATTAAAAAGGGATTAACACCAAAACATCTTTATGAATCTATAAGACACACTTTAGAGATGAATGGATTGATTAAAAAGCCTTATTTTAAAATTGAAGATTTAAAAGAAGACATAAAAACAGATAAGAAATTTACTGCTGAAGCATTTCATTTCATCTGTTTATCAGATATTGGTCAAGGCGTTGTAACACAAATTAAGGTAGGTGAATTATAA
- a CDS encoding nucleotidyltransferase domain-containing protein, with the protein MDQMINVLCDITASVINQKTYNKPIHDEQLFFTLAKENGLIPFVFESVDKELISLDLYNHLKKHYYAFVAHDTKALVYIDKVNDILNENQIKHIFMKGSILKHLYPKTYLRGMGDIDILIESDNLKKVHQIFKEHDILLKQASEQHDSFVIGKELTIEIHPKLYKDFNAKYETLFNNPWDYAYQKNAYEYRFEPAFEIIYLLYHLAKHLDSGGIGLRSVLDIGIYLNHYKKTINKEKLIFLLDQSQMTKYFTQIIYLNIKYYHFKDLDNFIFDPLLTDEAYDEIIIFIARSGLHGKGHKYNAFEARIASNDLKNRSRFHLFMTLAFPSYKTMKGQYKTLKKVPVLLPFFWIFRLLKLFLLRTKDTFKRVFQLNAATKDIQEIKDIYEHLGLQ; encoded by the coding sequence ATGGATCAAATGATTAATGTATTATGTGATATAACAGCATCTGTTATAAATCAAAAAACCTACAATAAACCTATACATGATGAACAGTTATTTTTTACACTTGCAAAAGAAAATGGACTTATTCCATTTGTTTTTGAATCTGTCGATAAAGAACTCATCTCATTAGATCTTTATAATCATTTAAAAAAACACTACTATGCATTTGTGGCACATGACACAAAGGCCTTAGTATATATAGACAAAGTCAATGATATATTAAATGAAAACCAAATTAAACATATCTTTATGAAAGGTTCTATTTTAAAACACCTTTATCCCAAAACATATCTTAGAGGTATGGGTGATATTGATATCTTAATTGAATCAGATAACTTAAAAAAAGTTCATCAAATCTTTAAAGAACATGACATCTTATTAAAACAAGCTTCTGAACAACATGATAGTTTTGTCATTGGAAAAGAATTAACCATTGAGATTCATCCAAAATTATATAAAGATTTCAATGCTAAATATGAAACTCTTTTTAATAATCCATGGGACTATGCTTATCAAAAAAATGCATATGAATATAGATTTGAACCTGCTTTTGAAATCATATATCTTTTATACCATCTAGCTAAACACTTAGATTCTGGTGGTATAGGTCTAAGAAGTGTATTAGATATAGGAATTTATTTAAATCATTATAAAAAAACCATAAACAAAGAAAAACTAATATTTTTACTTGATCAAAGCCAAATGACTAAGTATTTCACGCAAATCATTTATCTTAATATCAAATACTATCACTTTAAAGATTTAGATAACTTTATATTTGATCCTTTATTAACAGATGAGGCATATGATGAAATCATAATTTTTATCGCAAGATCAGGGCTCCATGGAAAAGGTCACAAATATAATGCGTTTGAAGCAAGAATCGCTTCAAATGATTTAAAAAACAGATCTAGATTCCATCTTTTTATGACGCTTGCTTTTCCTAGTTATAAAACGATGAAAGGTCAATATAAAACACTTAAAAAAGTTCCTGTACTACTTCCATTTTTTTGGATTTTTAGACTTTTAAAACTATTTCTCCTTAGAACTAAAGATACATTCAAAAGAGTCTTTCAACTTAATGCAGCGACTAAAGATATACAAGAAATAAAAGACATATATGAACATCTAGGATTACAATAA
- a CDS encoding prephenate dehydrogenase, giving the protein MKIFIVGLGLIGASYAQGLKKAGHEIYASNRTEAVVEQAIKEKIVEKDNDMSYLSKVDLIILGLYPKHNIEFLSKHKHLLKKGQIITDVSGTKAWMTKEIEALIPDGVSYTSHHPMAGKESSGYASKDYKIFKDANFIIVKGQKSGPKDEKILKNIASDLKFGKITITDAQTHDELIAFTSQLTHVIAVSLVHSDHLKETPQATGDSYRDLTRIAKINEVMWTELFLENKEALLKKINDFEKELDQLKKHIETNDKESIQEYLKSAKEKRKVFDET; this is encoded by the coding sequence ATGAAAATATTTATCGTTGGACTGGGTTTAATTGGCGCATCATATGCACAAGGATTAAAAAAAGCAGGACATGAAATTTATGCATCAAATCGAACTGAAGCAGTCGTTGAACAAGCTATAAAAGAAAAGATAGTAGAAAAAGATAATGATATGTCGTATTTATCAAAAGTAGATCTAATTATTTTAGGATTGTATCCTAAACACAACATAGAATTCTTATCAAAACACAAACATCTATTGAAAAAAGGACAAATCATCACAGATGTTAGTGGAACAAAAGCCTGGATGACTAAAGAAATAGAAGCCCTTATTCCAGATGGTGTAAGCTATACATCACATCATCCAATGGCTGGTAAAGAATCATCAGGATACGCTTCTAAAGATTATAAAATCTTTAAGGATGCTAATTTTATCATTGTTAAAGGTCAAAAATCAGGACCTAAAGATGAAAAAATCTTAAAAAATATCGCAAGTGACTTGAAATTTGGTAAAATAACCATAACAGATGCACAAACACATGACGAACTTATAGCATTTACTTCACAGTTAACACATGTGATTGCGGTAAGTTTAGTTCATAGTGATCATTTAAAAGAAACACCTCAAGCGACAGGTGATTCATATCGTGATCTAACACGTATTGCTAAAATCAATGAAGTTATGTGGACCGAATTGTTTTTAGAAAATAAAGAAGCATTATTAAAAAAGATTAATGATTTTGAAAAAGAACTAGATCAATTAAAAAAACATATAGAAACAAATGATAAAGAATCTATTCAAGAGTATTTAAAAAGTGCTAAAGAAAAGAGGAAAGTATTTGATGAAACTTAA
- the mscL gene encoding large conductance mechanosensitive channel protein MscL, producing MKNKAGSFFKGFKEFITKGNILDLAIAFIIGTAFKAIITSLVNDIIMPLINTLTGESNFNDLIWIVSGSEIRYGSFIQQIVEFIIIAFSIYAAITLVIRRKEFNERIAKENAPLVEEEIKVVVPEDIKLLTEIRDQLKELQKK from the coding sequence ATGAAGAATAAAGCAGGAAGTTTTTTTAAAGGCTTTAAAGAATTTATTACAAAAGGTAATATTTTAGATTTAGCGATCGCATTTATTATAGGTACTGCATTTAAAGCAATTATTACTTCTTTAGTTAATGATATTATTATGCCACTTATTAACACACTTACAGGTGAATCAAATTTTAATGACTTAATATGGATTGTGAGTGGATCAGAAATTCGCTATGGCTCATTTATTCAACAAATTGTTGAATTTATCATTATTGCATTTAGTATATATGCTGCAATAACTTTAGTTATTAGAAGAAAAGAGTTTAACGAACGTATTGCAAAAGAAAATGCACCATTAGTTGAAGAAGAAATAAAAGTTGTTGTTCCTGAAGATATTAAATTATTAACAGAAATTAGGGATCAATTAAAAGAACTACAAAAGAAGTAA